A single region of the Arthrobacter sp. zg-Y20 genome encodes:
- a CDS encoding general stress protein, translating into MSNLFGATPPREAARSLPKGETVGRYTAYLDAQKAVDYLADSKFPVQLVSIVGNELKSVERVTGRLSYPRVALSSAATGAWFGLFVGLALMLFGGSAAAISLIPSMALGAVFWLLFGVLAYALQRGRRDFTSTSQVIATSYDVIVAPEAANDARRLLHQLPMVGQAGHPQAPRNQQQPGVPPFGPPASGTGQAPERPSGWTNPYGRPASDSAPADPNRPGQAPAGEQEPVSGSTRRGQFPDLPDGRPQYGVRRPNGPVSNGQRSNGQENPGTAPDPAGSHALQPGNGDSGQPRQ; encoded by the coding sequence ATGTCGAACCTATTTGGTGCCACACCTCCGCGTGAAGCGGCCCGCAGCTTGCCCAAGGGCGAAACGGTGGGACGCTACACGGCCTACCTGGACGCGCAAAAGGCGGTTGACTACCTGGCGGACAGCAAGTTCCCGGTGCAGCTGGTTTCAATTGTGGGAAACGAGCTCAAATCCGTGGAGCGCGTCACCGGCCGCCTGAGCTATCCGCGCGTGGCCCTGTCCAGCGCCGCCACCGGCGCTTGGTTCGGCCTGTTTGTTGGCCTGGCCCTGATGCTCTTCGGCGGCAGCGCCGCCGCCATCTCCCTGATTCCCTCCATGGCCCTGGGCGCCGTCTTCTGGCTTCTCTTTGGGGTGTTGGCCTATGCCCTGCAGCGCGGAAGGCGTGACTTCACGTCCACCAGCCAGGTCATTGCCACCAGCTACGACGTGATTGTGGCGCCGGAGGCGGCCAACGACGCCCGGCGCCTGCTGCACCAGCTGCCCATGGTGGGCCAGGCCGGCCACCCGCAGGCACCCCGCAACCAGCAGCAGCCCGGCGTGCCGCCGTTCGGGCCGCCGGCAAGCGGTACCGGACAGGCACCGGAACGCCCCTCCGGCTGGACCAACCCGTACGGGCGCCCTGCCTCAGACTCCGCCCCGGCGGATCCGAACAGGCCGGGCCAGGCGCCGGCGGGTGAACAGGAACCGGTCAGTGGAAGCACCCGGCGCGGCCAGTTCCCCGACCTTCCGGACGGCCGTCCGCAGTACGGCGTTCGCCGCCCGAACGGGCCGGTTTCAAACGGCCAAAGGTCAAACGGGCAGGAGAACCCCGGAACGGCTCCGGATCCGGCCGGCAGCCACGCCCTGCAGCCGGGCAACGGCGACAGCGGCCAGCCGCGCCAGTAA
- a CDS encoding CBS domain-containing protein: MSTNPTRVFIARLLGLDVFDPLGDRLGRLRDAVVLDRGPGRPPQAVGIVVEVPGKKRVFVPLTRITSMDPGQIICTGLVNLRRFEQRGAEMLVVGELFDRRVELRDGSGEATIEDIAIEQNRAGDWHVSNLFVRRGGQESRLRPLRRRGEQMIVDWKDIIHWDTSGPQAATSFVAQNDDLKAADFADALHEMSGKRRIEVASELQDERLADVLQELPDDDQVQILQSLDVERAADVLEEMDPDDAADLLNELPEEQKEELLQLMEPEDARDVRRLLNYEEDTAGSLMTPVPVILPPEATVAEALAHVRREELTPALASSIYVCRPPLETPTGKYLGVVHIQALLRSAPPEALGNILDTDLEPVRDYASISEVSRMLATYNLNSLPVINDTGRLVGAVTVDDVLDHLLPDDWRVSDETGPITQQGRTNG, from the coding sequence GTGAGCACAAATCCTACCCGCGTCTTTATCGCGCGCCTGCTTGGCCTTGACGTTTTCGACCCCCTCGGAGACAGGCTCGGCCGGCTGCGCGATGCGGTCGTGCTCGACCGGGGTCCCGGCCGCCCGCCGCAGGCCGTGGGCATTGTGGTGGAAGTGCCGGGCAAAAAGCGTGTGTTCGTGCCCCTGACCCGCATTACCTCCATGGACCCCGGACAGATCATCTGCACCGGCCTGGTCAACCTCCGCCGCTTCGAGCAGCGCGGCGCGGAGATGCTGGTGGTCGGCGAGCTCTTCGACCGCCGCGTGGAACTGCGCGACGGCAGCGGAGAAGCCACCATCGAGGACATCGCCATTGAGCAGAACCGGGCCGGCGACTGGCACGTTTCCAACCTCTTTGTCCGCCGCGGCGGACAGGAATCGCGCCTGCGGCCCCTGCGCCGCCGCGGCGAGCAGATGATTGTGGACTGGAAGGACATCATCCACTGGGATACCTCCGGTCCGCAGGCTGCCACCTCCTTCGTCGCGCAGAACGATGACCTCAAGGCTGCCGACTTCGCCGACGCCCTGCATGAAATGAGCGGCAAGCGCCGCATCGAGGTCGCGAGCGAGCTCCAGGACGAACGCCTGGCGGACGTCCTGCAGGAACTGCCCGACGACGACCAGGTCCAGATCCTGCAATCCCTGGACGTGGAGCGCGCGGCGGATGTGCTCGAGGAGATGGACCCCGACGACGCCGCGGACCTGCTCAACGAGCTGCCCGAGGAGCAGAAGGAAGAGCTCCTGCAGCTGATGGAGCCCGAGGACGCCCGCGACGTGCGCCGGCTGCTGAACTATGAAGAGGACACAGCAGGCTCGCTGATGACTCCGGTCCCGGTCATCCTGCCGCCGGAGGCAACGGTGGCGGAAGCACTGGCGCACGTGCGCAGGGAGGAACTCACCCCTGCCCTCGCCTCCTCCATCTACGTTTGCCGGCCGCCGCTGGAAACGCCCACCGGCAAGTATCTGGGCGTTGTGCATATCCAGGCACTGCTGCGGTCGGCGCCGCCGGAGGCCCTGGGCAACATCCTGGACACGGACCTGGAACCGGTCCGGGACTACGCGAGCATCAGCGAGGTTTCGCGCATGCTGGCCACTTACAACTTGAACTCTCTGCCGGTCATCAATGACACCGGGCGCCTGGTCGGGGCGGTGACGGTGGACGACGTGCTCGACCACCTGCTGCCGGACGACTGGCGTGTTTCCGATGAGACCGGCCCGATAACGCAGCAGGGAAGGACAAATGGCTGA
- a CDS encoding DUF1003 domain-containing protein, producing the protein MAEKIKSTTRGLDTPRTARTRWLPRLSPNPDAFGHATENFARFMGTPQFLVYMTVFCLVWLAWNTWGPEAARFDSAALGFTVLTLMLSLQASYAAPLLLLAQNRQDDRDRVSVRQDRERAERNLMDTEYLTREIAELRIALREVATRDYVRSEIRGLLEELLEANDDDGGTNRRRRRSPETADAMPKLNPGGREH; encoded by the coding sequence ATGGCTGAAAAGATCAAGTCGACAACCCGCGGCCTCGACACTCCCCGCACTGCACGCACCCGGTGGCTGCCGCGGCTGTCCCCGAACCCCGACGCGTTCGGCCATGCCACGGAGAACTTCGCCCGGTTTATGGGTACCCCGCAGTTCCTGGTCTACATGACGGTCTTTTGCCTGGTGTGGCTGGCCTGGAACACCTGGGGTCCGGAAGCTGCCCGCTTCGACAGCGCCGCGCTGGGCTTTACCGTGCTGACCCTGATGCTGTCCCTGCAGGCCTCCTACGCCGCACCGCTGCTGCTGCTGGCGCAGAACCGGCAGGATGACCGCGACCGTGTTTCGGTGCGCCAGGACCGGGAACGCGCCGAGCGCAACCTGATGGACACCGAGTACCTCACCCGGGAAATCGCGGAGCTTCGCATTGCACTGCGCGAGGTGGCCACCCGTGACTACGTCCGCTCCGAGATCCGCGGGCTGCTGGAAGAACTGCTGGAGGCCAATGACGACGACGGCGGAACCAACCGCCGCCGGCGCCGGTCCCCGGAGACGGCCGATGCCATGCCCAAACTGAATCCCGGCGGAAGGGAACACTAG
- a CDS encoding Mrp/NBP35 family ATP-binding protein, with the protein MPVSEPASNLEAQVLRALDTVQDPELRRPITELGMLKGVTVDPSGAVRVEVLLTIAGCPLRGTITTDVENALAAVPGVSSVAVGLDVMTPEQRNALKDRLRGGDPVRTIPFNRPGSLTRVYAVASGKGGVGKSSVTVNLAAAMAATGLRVGIVDADVHGFSVPGLLGITRPPTRVDEMILPPVAYGIKTISIGMFVEGNQPVAWRGPMLHRALEQFLTDVYFGDLDVLFLDLPPGTGDIAISVGQLLPDSEILLVTTPQSAAADVAERAGSVAKQTGQKVAGVIENMSWLALPGGERLEVFGSGGGAAVSGRLTGTLGYPVPLLGSIPLDVALREGGDGGRPVALDGLESLAGDDAAAGGTAAGTAAAELRRIARNLAHRPRGLAGRNLGVSPA; encoded by the coding sequence GTGCCCGTATCCGAACCGGCTTCCAACCTGGAAGCGCAGGTGCTCCGTGCCCTGGATACCGTCCAGGACCCGGAACTGCGCCGGCCCATCACCGAACTAGGCATGCTCAAGGGCGTCACAGTGGACCCGTCGGGCGCGGTCCGCGTCGAAGTGCTGTTGACCATCGCCGGCTGCCCGCTGCGCGGCACGATCACCACCGACGTCGAAAATGCGCTGGCGGCCGTGCCCGGTGTCAGCAGCGTGGCCGTCGGCCTGGACGTGATGACCCCTGAGCAGCGCAATGCGCTGAAGGACCGGCTGCGCGGAGGGGATCCGGTGCGGACCATTCCGTTCAACCGTCCCGGTTCGCTGACCCGCGTCTACGCCGTGGCCAGCGGCAAGGGCGGTGTCGGGAAGTCCAGCGTCACCGTGAACCTCGCCGCAGCCATGGCGGCCACCGGGCTGCGGGTGGGGATTGTCGACGCCGACGTGCACGGCTTCTCCGTGCCCGGCCTGCTGGGCATTACCCGTCCGCCCACCCGCGTGGATGAAATGATCCTCCCCCCGGTGGCCTACGGCATCAAGACCATTTCCATCGGTATGTTCGTCGAAGGCAACCAGCCCGTGGCCTGGCGCGGGCCCATGCTGCACCGGGCGCTGGAGCAGTTCCTTACCGACGTGTACTTCGGTGACCTGGACGTGCTTTTCCTCGATCTTCCGCCGGGCACCGGCGACATTGCAATCTCCGTTGGCCAGCTGCTCCCGGACTCTGAGATCCTGCTGGTGACCACACCGCAGAGTGCCGCCGCCGACGTAGCCGAGCGTGCCGGCAGCGTGGCGAAGCAGACCGGGCAGAAGGTTGCCGGAGTGATTGAAAATATGTCCTGGCTGGCCCTGCCGGGCGGGGAACGCCTTGAGGTCTTCGGCTCCGGTGGGGGCGCCGCCGTCTCCGGACGGCTCACAGGCACCCTCGGCTACCCGGTACCGCTGCTGGGAAGCATCCCGCTCGACGTCGCCCTGCGGGAAGGCGGCGACGGCGGACGCCCGGTGGCCCTGGACGGGCTGGAAAGCCTGGCCGGTGATGACGCTGCGGCAGGCGGAACTGCTGCCGGCACCGCTGCGGCGGAACTGCGCCGGATTGCGCGGAACCTGGCGCACCGGCCGCGCGGACTGGCCGGACGGAACCTCGGGGTCAGCCCCGCGTAG
- a CDS encoding Sec-independent protein translocase TatB: MVGINGYEFIILAVLAVVILGPERLPEYASQLARLVREVRRMASGAREQLREEVGPEIDEVDWRKLDPRQYDPRRIIKEALLDDFEDAAQAAKGRPPAARAGSAPAPAPQPPTPASASGAAPVPAAARPPAVKPLERLAPGEPAPFDIEAT; the protein is encoded by the coding sequence GTGGTAGGAATCAACGGTTACGAGTTCATTATCCTGGCGGTACTCGCCGTAGTGATACTGGGCCCCGAACGCCTGCCCGAATATGCCTCCCAGCTGGCCAGGCTGGTCCGGGAAGTCCGGCGGATGGCCAGCGGTGCCCGCGAGCAGCTGCGCGAAGAGGTTGGCCCGGAAATAGACGAGGTGGACTGGCGGAAGCTGGATCCCCGGCAATACGACCCGCGGCGCATCATCAAGGAAGCGCTGCTGGATGACTTCGAAGACGCCGCGCAGGCCGCGAAGGGCCGGCCTCCGGCTGCCCGGGCGGGTTCTGCGCCTGCCCCCGCACCGCAGCCGCCGACACCGGCTTCTGCGTCCGGTGCCGCACCCGTTCCGGCGGCTGCCCGCCCGCCGGCCGTCAAACCCCTCGAACGCCTGGCGCCGGGAGAACCGGCGCCCTTCGACATCGAGGCCACCTGA
- a CDS encoding zf-HC2 domain-containing protein, with translation MRHPTRYLRDYVDAEMTPERQHAVEAHLARCASCRAAVAEERRLRSRLRALRVPAAGPDLAARIAGTAAATAERADQEAGGEPGNGSNTAGGAVTGSQRQGAPLDRRSHAVAAGVAVAAAAAMLLGGAYAAGTVLEVPPETGTRTAMAAGWEEVTGSGSAALSPDQLQSLRGHGWSCPELADLGLELESARSLQVQGHPAVEMVFAGAGERIRLVEQHPLPEEDRQPVVNAFTGHSVAADGFTALGSDKGPAVFSSDEHPGQTVVAAGSVTYTFESTMPVKSLPRAVEELSLLESSRLARPGAGAEPMERIARGLAVFARAGWSI, from the coding sequence GTGCGACACCCCACCAGGTATCTGCGGGACTACGTTGATGCCGAAATGACGCCGGAGCGGCAGCATGCCGTGGAAGCCCATCTCGCCCGCTGTGCGTCCTGCCGCGCGGCAGTAGCCGAAGAGCGCCGGCTGCGCAGCCGGCTGCGGGCCCTGCGTGTTCCCGCCGCGGGGCCGGACCTTGCTGCCCGGATAGCCGGTACTGCGGCAGCCACCGCCGAACGCGCGGACCAGGAGGCCGGTGGGGAACCCGGGAACGGATCCAATACCGCGGGCGGCGCCGTCACCGGAAGCCAGCGGCAAGGGGCGCCGCTGGACCGCCGCAGCCATGCTGTTGCTGCGGGTGTGGCCGTTGCTGCAGCAGCGGCAATGCTTTTGGGCGGGGCCTACGCGGCTGGCACTGTGCTGGAAGTTCCGCCGGAGACGGGCACGCGCACGGCCATGGCGGCCGGTTGGGAGGAAGTGACCGGTTCCGGATCCGCTGCCCTCAGCCCGGACCAGCTGCAGTCGCTGCGGGGCCACGGATGGTCCTGCCCTGAACTGGCGGACCTGGGGCTGGAACTTGAATCGGCGCGTTCGCTGCAGGTGCAGGGCCACCCCGCCGTCGAAATGGTCTTCGCGGGCGCCGGTGAGCGGATTCGGCTGGTGGAGCAGCACCCGCTGCCGGAGGAGGACCGGCAGCCGGTGGTCAACGCCTTTACCGGCCATTCCGTGGCCGCCGACGGTTTCACGGCGCTTGGATCGGACAAAGGCCCCGCGGTGTTCAGCTCCGACGAGCACCCCGGGCAGACCGTCGTCGCCGCCGGGAGCGTTACCTATACTTTCGAATCCACCATGCCGGTGAAGTCACTGCCCCGGGCAGTGGAAGAACTGTCCCTGCTGGAGTCCTCCCGGCTGGCCCGGCCCGGTGCAGGCGCGGAACCGATGGAACGCATTGCCCGCGGGCTTGCCGTGTTCGCCCGTGCGGGCTGGAGCATCTAG
- the sigE gene encoding RNA polymerase sigma factor SigE, with the protein MATTPDAAAADMAADWVRPSWEEVVEAHSAKVYRLAYRLTGNKHDAEDLTQEVFVRVFRSLANFQPGTLDGWLHRITTNLFLDQARRRSRIRFDGMTEETQSRLPSNGPGPERSFEFNNLDVDIARALEELPPDFRAAVVLCDLEGLSYDEVAQVLDVKLGTVRSRIHRGRAMLKEKLSHRDPRQRPLSRPRLKLPRVAGAN; encoded by the coding sequence ATGGCAACGACGCCGGATGCGGCAGCCGCAGACATGGCTGCGGACTGGGTGCGCCCCTCATGGGAGGAAGTGGTGGAGGCACACTCCGCCAAGGTATACCGGCTGGCCTACCGGCTGACCGGCAACAAGCATGATGCCGAGGATCTGACGCAGGAAGTCTTCGTCCGCGTTTTCCGTTCCCTGGCAAACTTCCAGCCGGGCACGCTGGACGGCTGGCTGCACCGCATCACCACCAACCTTTTCCTGGACCAGGCCCGGCGCCGCAGCCGTATCCGCTTTGACGGGATGACCGAGGAAACCCAGAGCCGGCTGCCCAGCAACGGTCCCGGCCCAGAGCGCAGCTTCGAATTCAACAACCTGGATGTGGACATTGCCCGCGCCCTGGAGGAACTGCCGCCGGACTTCCGGGCGGCCGTAGTGCTGTGCGACCTCGAAGGGCTCTCCTATGACGAGGTGGCGCAGGTGCTGGACGTCAAGCTCGGCACGGTGCGTTCCCGGATCCACCGCGGACGGGCCATGCTCAAGGAGAAGCTTTCACACCGGGACCCGCGGCAGCGTCCGCTGTCCCGGCCACGGCTGAAACTGCCTCGCGTTGCGGGAGCTAACTGA
- a CDS encoding O-methyltransferase — translation MRADKQTSWSYTEALPTEDEVLLRARERSYELGVSAVSSGVGAALTVLAAASKAATVVEVGTGAGVSGVCLLRGLGSNAVLTTIDSDVDHLRAAREAYAEAGIPGNRTRTISGRAAEVLPRLTDAAYDMVFIDADKPSFPLYVTQAVRLLKRGGLLVVNDALDHGKVADPAVREATTNTMRKVGKAIRENEELASALLPTGDGLLLAVKTA, via the coding sequence ATGCGCGCCGACAAGCAGACCAGTTGGTCCTACACGGAGGCCCTGCCTACCGAGGATGAGGTCCTGCTCCGCGCGCGTGAACGGTCCTATGAGCTCGGCGTCAGCGCGGTGTCCAGCGGCGTGGGAGCCGCGCTGACCGTATTGGCCGCCGCAAGCAAGGCGGCCACCGTAGTGGAAGTAGGTACAGGCGCCGGGGTGTCCGGGGTGTGCCTGCTGCGCGGCCTGGGCTCAAACGCTGTGCTCACCACCATTGATTCGGACGTGGACCACCTCCGCGCAGCGCGGGAAGCCTACGCCGAAGCGGGGATCCCGGGCAACCGGACCCGGACCATCTCGGGGCGGGCCGCGGAGGTCCTCCCCCGGCTCACGGACGCTGCGTATGACATGGTGTTTATCGACGCCGACAAGCCGTCCTTCCCGCTCTATGTGACCCAGGCTGTGCGCCTGCTCAAGCGCGGCGGGCTGCTGGTGGTCAATGACGCCCTGGACCACGGCAAGGTTGCCGATCCGGCGGTCCGCGAAGCAACCACCAACACCATGCGCAAGGTCGGCAAGGCCATCCGGGAAAACGAGGAGCTTGCCTCGGCGCTGCTGCCCACCGGCGACGGCCTGCTGCTGGCCGTCAAAACCGCCTAG
- a CDS encoding M17 family metallopeptidase has translation MQLPPKPSSKTGSVPASPFVSAPLPGVTALAGLDARTGRAGNGSGLQPAAEERVDVLAVAIAPAPVEAGQDDAEEAAYPVPEPRRGAVEAAVRYGADIAARARSAKVTGRAGEILVIEPPRDSAALPGKLLFVGTGDESPAALRRAGAALARATMGCARIRSSVVDGLGPDAQAAFLEGFLLGGYRPPRAGVTQAPAPIAEHLELTGLEAGAAARALATARAVWHARDLTNTPADTATPEWMAAQARAAAVRSGLQVRVRTEDELRAEGFGGLLAVGSGSEHPPRLVELAYVPKGEKAAPHVVLVGKGITFDSGGISLKPRDAMMTMKTDMAGAAAVLAVAEAAAELELPVRVTAVLALAENAIGGAAYRPADVVRTYDGTTVEVGNTDAEGRMVLADALAYAAAELAPDVLVDVATLTGAAALGLGLNHAALFGNAPALVAALEAAGKTSGDAVWQLPMVREYAGILDSDVADLSHIAPVKAKFGAGAIVAALFLEKFTAGVPWAHVDIAGPSRAPKDSREQTKGATGFGVRLLLAYLAGYRSGGAA, from the coding sequence ATGCAGTTGCCTCCCAAGCCTTCGTCCAAGACCGGCTCCGTTCCGGCTTCGCCCTTTGTGTCCGCACCGCTGCCGGGAGTCACTGCCCTGGCCGGACTGGACGCACGCACAGGCAGGGCCGGTAACGGCAGCGGACTGCAGCCGGCTGCGGAGGAGCGCGTGGACGTGCTCGCCGTGGCCATCGCCCCGGCTCCCGTGGAGGCAGGACAGGACGATGCGGAAGAGGCGGCGTATCCGGTCCCGGAGCCGCGGCGCGGCGCGGTGGAAGCAGCTGTCCGCTACGGCGCCGACATTGCCGCCCGGGCGCGCAGCGCCAAAGTGACCGGCCGGGCCGGGGAGATCCTCGTGATCGAACCGCCCCGGGATTCAGCAGCCCTGCCCGGCAAACTGCTTTTTGTGGGCACGGGTGATGAATCCCCGGCAGCGCTGAGGCGTGCCGGGGCTGCCCTCGCCCGTGCCACCATGGGCTGCGCAAGGATCCGCAGCTCCGTGGTGGACGGGCTCGGTCCGGACGCACAGGCAGCTTTCCTTGAGGGGTTCCTGCTCGGGGGCTACCGGCCGCCGCGGGCCGGAGTTACCCAGGCGCCGGCCCCGATCGCCGAGCACCTGGAACTGACCGGACTCGAAGCCGGTGCCGCTGCCCGGGCTCTGGCCACCGCCCGGGCCGTGTGGCACGCCCGCGACCTGACGAACACCCCCGCCGATACTGCCACGCCGGAATGGATGGCAGCACAGGCCAGGGCCGCCGCGGTCCGCAGCGGCCTGCAGGTCCGGGTCCGCACCGAGGATGAACTGCGGGCCGAGGGCTTCGGCGGCCTGCTCGCCGTGGGCTCCGGATCCGAGCACCCGCCGCGGCTGGTGGAGCTTGCCTACGTCCCCAAAGGGGAGAAGGCCGCACCGCACGTGGTCCTGGTGGGCAAGGGCATCACCTTCGACTCCGGCGGCATATCGCTCAAGCCGCGGGACGCGATGATGACCATGAAAACGGACATGGCCGGTGCTGCCGCCGTGCTGGCCGTGGCAGAAGCAGCAGCCGAACTTGAACTGCCCGTCCGGGTCACCGCCGTGCTGGCCCTTGCGGAAAATGCCATTGGCGGCGCCGCCTACCGTCCGGCCGATGTGGTCCGGACCTATGACGGCACCACCGTGGAAGTGGGCAACACCGACGCCGAGGGCCGGATGGTGCTCGCAGATGCCCTTGCCTACGCAGCGGCCGAGCTGGCCCCCGACGTGCTGGTCGACGTCGCCACGCTCACCGGTGCGGCTGCCCTGGGGCTGGGCCTGAACCACGCCGCACTGTTCGGCAACGCCCCGGCCCTGGTGGCGGCGCTGGAAGCGGCGGGTAAGACTTCCGGCGACGCCGTGTGGCAGCTGCCGATGGTCCGGGAGTACGCCGGCATCCTGGATTCCGACGTCGCCGATCTGTCCCACATTGCGCCTGTGAAGGCCAAGTTCGGTGCAGGCGCCATTGTGGCCGCACTGTTCCTGGAGAAATTCACCGCCGGAGTCCCGTGGGCGCACGTTGACATTGCGGGTCCCTCCCGTGCCCCGAAGGACAGCCGGGAGCAGACCAAGGGTGCCACCGGGTTTGGCGTCCGCCTGCTGCTGGCGTACCTGGCCGGATACCGTTCCGGCGGCGCCGCCTAG
- a CDS encoding DUF3117 domain-containing protein, with product MAAMKPRTGDGPMEVTKEGRSLILRVPIDGGGRLVVELNAEEAGKLKDCLLGVTG from the coding sequence ATGGCTGCGATGAAACCACGCACGGGCGACGGGCCCATGGAGGTTACAAAGGAGGGGCGCAGCCTCATCTTGCGGGTGCCGATCGACGGCGGCGGGCGCCTGGTGGTCGAGCTCAACGCAGAAGAGGCGGGCAAGCTGAAGGACTGCCTCTTGGGTGTGACGGGCTAG
- a CDS encoding DNA-3-methyladenine glycosylase I, whose protein sequence is MSAVPGPDGLARCGWALATEDYMHYHDTEWGRPVVGEAALFERLSLEAFQSGLSWITILRKREAFRAAFAGFDPVRVAAFDDGDRARLMADTGIVRNAAKIDAVIGNARALLALPEGESLSGLLAGYRAPDGRPAPQTAADIPAITPESTALAKDLKKRGFRFVGPTTAYAMLQATGYVNDHLAGCWVRNG, encoded by the coding sequence ATGAGCGCGGTGCCGGGCCCGGACGGACTGGCGCGCTGCGGCTGGGCGCTGGCCACCGAGGACTACATGCACTACCACGACACCGAATGGGGCCGCCCGGTGGTGGGCGAGGCGGCGCTCTTTGAACGGCTGAGCCTGGAGGCCTTCCAGTCCGGACTGAGCTGGATCACCATCCTGCGCAAGCGCGAAGCTTTCCGGGCCGCCTTCGCCGGGTTTGATCCCGTGCGCGTGGCGGCGTTCGACGACGGCGACCGGGCCCGCCTGATGGCCGACACCGGCATTGTGCGCAACGCGGCCAAGATCGACGCGGTGATCGGCAACGCCCGGGCACTGCTGGCACTGCCGGAGGGGGAGAGCCTCTCCGGCCTCCTGGCCGGATACCGTGCCCCGGACGGGCGGCCCGCACCGCAGACGGCCGCCGATATCCCGGCCATCACCCCTGAATCCACGGCACTGGCCAAGGACCTGAAAAAACGCGGGTTCCGGTTTGTCGGACCAACAACCGCCTATGCAATGCTCCAGGCCACCGGATACGTCAATGACCATCTGGCCGGATGCTGGGTGCGCAATGGCTGA
- a CDS encoding DivIVA domain-containing protein, with protein MTLLLVFLAIAVLGLAAVLGAGRLRAGSPAEAAADAVQGLPEPDPRLPPVLLPEHPDAGDVGGLRFSVALRGYRMDQVDAVLDRLAEALAARDAKISALEAGARETGTAPDGDRE; from the coding sequence GTGACACTCCTCCTGGTTTTCCTAGCCATTGCCGTCCTGGGCCTGGCGGCCGTACTCGGTGCGGGCAGATTGCGGGCCGGCAGTCCTGCCGAAGCCGCAGCGGACGCTGTACAGGGCCTGCCGGAGCCGGATCCCCGCCTGCCGCCGGTCCTGCTGCCCGAACACCCCGACGCCGGTGACGTGGGCGGGCTCCGGTTCTCCGTTGCCCTGCGCGGCTACCGGATGGACCAGGTGGACGCGGTCCTGGACCGGCTGGCGGAAGCCCTGGCGGCACGCGATGCGAAGATCAGCGCGTTGGAAGCAGGCGCGCGGGAAACAGGCACCGCCCCGGACGGGGACAGGGAATGA
- a CDS encoding TIGR00730 family Rossman fold protein, whose protein sequence is MPISEDPRSTSPDRPRKRGMVELRRGAALTPQSDRFLLDSADATHFTHTDPWRVLRIQSEFVEGFGTLSELGPAVSVFGSARSVPGSRYYKLGEEVGRLLAEAGLAVITGGGPGSMEAANKGAVGADGLSVGLGIELPFETGLNEWVDLGVNFRYFFVRKTMFVKYAQGFIVLPGGFGTLDELFEAMTLVQTQKVTSFPIVLVGSDFWNPLLDWVRDSLLAEGMVSETDLRLLHVVDDPSEAVRLMINDSAGHVAP, encoded by the coding sequence ATGCCTATCAGCGAAGACCCCCGTTCCACGTCCCCGGACCGCCCGCGCAAGCGGGGGATGGTGGAACTGCGCCGGGGTGCGGCCCTGACGCCGCAGTCGGACCGTTTCCTGCTGGACTCCGCCGACGCGACGCATTTCACCCACACCGACCCCTGGCGGGTGCTGCGGATCCAGAGCGAGTTCGTGGAGGGATTCGGCACCCTGTCCGAGCTTGGGCCTGCCGTCAGCGTTTTCGGTTCCGCCCGGAGCGTGCCCGGCTCGCGGTACTACAAGCTCGGTGAAGAAGTGGGCAGGCTGCTCGCTGAAGCCGGGCTGGCCGTGATTACCGGCGGCGGACCCGGATCGATGGAAGCGGCCAACAAGGGTGCCGTGGGAGCAGACGGGCTGTCCGTAGGCCTGGGCATCGAACTGCCCTTTGAAACCGGCCTGAACGAGTGGGTGGACCTGGGCGTCAACTTCCGGTACTTCTTTGTGCGCAAGACCATGTTCGTGAAGTACGCGCAGGGCTTTATTGTGCTGCCGGGCGGGTTTGGCACGTTGGATGAACTGTTTGAGGCAATGACCCTGGTCCAGACACAAAAAGTCACGTCCTTCCCGATTGTGCTGGTCGGCTCCGACTTCTGGAATCCGCTGCTGGACTGGGTCCGGGACAGCCTGCTCGCGGAGGGCATGGTGTCCGAGACTGACCTCAGGCTCCTGCACGTGGTGGACGATCCCTCCGAAGCGGTCCGGCTGATGATCAACGACAGCGCCGGGCACGTCGCGCCCTAG